In the Micromonospora narathiwatensis genome, one interval contains:
- a CDS encoding DEAD/DEAH box helicase has product MSSAPTPTDATIPDDADAATAFADLGLRAELLGALAALGYEEPTPIQREAIPPLLAGQDLLGQAATGTGKTAAFALPLLQRLPDKRTGGDPVSLVLVPTRELAVQVSEAFHRYGKDLGTRVLPIYGGQPIGRQLRALDLGVDVVVATPGRALDHIARGTLRLGSLTTVVLDEADEMLDMGFAEDIEAILEHAPADRQTVLFSATMPARIDGLARQHLTDPVRIQIERERPVAGEAPRVRQSAYIVARAHKPAALGRVLDVESPTAAIVFCRSREEVDRLTETMNGRGYRAEALHGGMSQEQRDRVMGRLRAGTADLLVATDVAARGLDVEQLSHVVNYDVPSAPESYVHRIGRVGRAGREGVAITLAEPREHRMLKTIERVTGQRIAVDKIPTVADLRTRRLELTQAALRESLLEDDLEPFRAIVESLTDEFDLMEVALAAVRLAHEATLPGTADEEEEIPQVSVRPPREQREQRGHEGRERRGTRPGGTTQVFIGLGRRAGVRPQDLVGAITGETRASGRDIGSIEIADRFSLVEVPYALADEVIRGLRGSTIKGRKATVRLDREGFDGARDHR; this is encoded by the coding sequence ATGAGTTCCGCACCAACCCCGACCGACGCCACCATCCCCGACGACGCCGACGCGGCGACCGCCTTCGCGGATCTCGGGCTGCGCGCCGAACTGCTGGGCGCGCTGGCCGCGCTCGGCTACGAGGAGCCGACCCCGATCCAGCGGGAGGCGATCCCACCCCTGCTCGCCGGCCAGGACCTGCTCGGCCAGGCGGCGACGGGCACGGGCAAGACGGCCGCCTTCGCCCTGCCGCTGTTGCAGCGGCTGCCCGACAAACGCACGGGCGGGGATCCGGTGTCGCTGGTGCTGGTGCCCACCCGGGAGCTGGCGGTGCAGGTCTCCGAGGCGTTCCACCGGTACGGCAAGGACCTCGGCACGCGGGTCCTGCCGATCTACGGCGGCCAGCCGATCGGCCGGCAGTTGCGCGCCCTGGACCTGGGCGTGGACGTGGTGGTGGCGACGCCGGGCCGGGCGCTGGACCACATCGCCCGGGGCACCCTGCGGCTGGGTTCGCTGACGACGGTGGTGCTGGACGAGGCCGACGAGATGCTCGACATGGGTTTCGCCGAGGACATCGAGGCGATCCTGGAGCACGCCCCCGCCGACCGGCAGACGGTGCTCTTCTCGGCGACCATGCCGGCGCGGATCGACGGGCTGGCCCGCCAGCACCTGACCGACCCGGTCCGCATCCAGATCGAGCGCGAGCGGCCGGTGGCCGGCGAGGCGCCCCGGGTGCGGCAGAGCGCGTACATCGTGGCGCGGGCGCACAAGCCGGCCGCCCTGGGCCGGGTGCTGGACGTGGAGTCGCCGACCGCGGCGATCGTGTTCTGCCGCAGCCGGGAGGAGGTGGACCGGCTCACCGAGACGATGAACGGCCGGGGCTACCGGGCCGAGGCGCTGCACGGCGGAATGAGCCAGGAGCAGCGGGACCGGGTGATGGGCCGGCTGCGGGCGGGCACCGCCGACCTGCTGGTGGCGACCGACGTGGCGGCCCGCGGGCTGGACGTCGAGCAGCTCAGCCACGTGGTCAACTACGACGTCCCGTCGGCGCCGGAGTCGTACGTGCACCGGATCGGCCGGGTGGGCCGGGCCGGCCGGGAGGGCGTGGCGATCACCCTCGCCGAACCGCGCGAGCACCGGATGCTCAAGACCATCGAGCGGGTCACCGGCCAGCGGATCGCCGTCGACAAGATCCCCACGGTGGCGGATCTGCGGACCCGGCGGCTGGAGCTGACCCAGGCGGCGCTGCGGGAGTCGTTGCTGGAGGACGACCTGGAGCCGTTCCGGGCGATCGTGGAGTCGCTGACCGACGAGTTCGACCTGATGGAGGTCGCGCTCGCCGCGGTGCGGCTGGCCCACGAGGCGACCCTTCCCGGCACGGCCGACGAGGAGGAGGAGATCCCGCAGGTCTCGGTCCGTCCGCCCCGGGAGCAGCGGGAGCAGCGGGGGCACGAGGGCCGGGAGCGGCGCGGCACCCGCCCCGGTGGTACGACCCAGGTCTTCATCGGCCTGGGCCGGCGCGCCGGGGTGCGCCCGCAGGACCTGGTCGGGGCGATCACCGGGGAGACCCGGGCCAGCGGGCGGGACATCGGCTCGATCGAGATCGCCGACCGGTTCTCCCTGGTGGAGGTCCCGTACGCGCTGGCCGACGAGGTGATCCGGGGGCTGCGCGGCAGCACCATCAAGGGCCGCAAGGCGACGGTGCGCCTCGATCGGGAGGGTTTCGACGGCGCACGAGACCACCGCTGA
- a CDS encoding nucleoside deaminase encodes MSVLTETDERHLRRAIELAAAARDAGDGPFGSLLVDAEGRVAAEEVNTERTDDDITAHPELKLARWAARHLAAEAAAVATMYTSCQPCGMCATAIERSGLGRVVYALSAEQLATLRPAPAPTPVAYAGPALLAEARVPVEAS; translated from the coding sequence ATGAGCGTGCTGACCGAGACCGACGAACGTCACCTGCGCCGGGCCATCGAACTGGCCGCCGCCGCCCGGGACGCGGGGGACGGCCCGTTCGGGTCGCTGCTGGTCGACGCGGAGGGGCGGGTGGCGGCCGAGGAGGTCAACACCGAGCGCACCGACGACGACATCACCGCGCATCCGGAACTGAAGCTGGCCCGCTGGGCGGCCCGGCACCTGGCTGCCGAGGCGGCCGCCGTCGCCACCATGTACACGAGCTGCCAGCCGTGCGGCATGTGCGCGACGGCGATCGAGCGCTCCGGCCTGGGCCGGGTGGTGTACGCGCTCAGCGCCGAGCAACTGGCGACCCTGCGTCCGGCACCGGCCCCCACCCCGGTCGCGTACGCCGGTCCGGCGCTGCTCGCCGAGGCCCGGGTACCCGTCGAGGCGAGCTGA
- a CDS encoding 2'-5' RNA ligase family protein: MRTVELLCSPELEETVRAAWHRLAEAGLPSLARNSHPTNRPHLTLASVDAFPPGAEQRLADLCAAALPLPARVDRVAVLDGSAPLVWLVRPAPQLVALHGAVWDVLAEAPGPRPWHLPGRWIPHLSLALRFRDGDRRRARAVAGLDRPAGEFVAARSYDGDTRTVSDLDPAGPLLSG, from the coding sequence GTGCGTACGGTCGAACTGCTCTGCTCGCCGGAGCTGGAGGAGACGGTACGGGCAGCCTGGCACCGGCTGGCCGAGGCCGGGCTGCCCAGCCTGGCGCGCAACTCCCACCCCACCAACCGGCCGCACCTGACCCTCGCCTCGGTCGACGCGTTTCCGCCCGGGGCGGAGCAGCGCCTCGCCGACCTCTGCGCCGCGGCGCTGCCCCTGCCCGCCCGCGTCGACCGGGTGGCGGTGCTCGACGGGAGCGCCCCGCTGGTCTGGCTGGTCCGGCCCGCGCCGCAGTTGGTCGCCCTGCACGGCGCGGTCTGGGACGTGCTCGCCGAGGCGCCCGGCCCACGCCCGTGGCACCTGCCGGGGCGCTGGATTCCGCACCTGAGCCTGGCCCTGCGGTTCCGGGACGGCGACCGGCGCAGAGCCCGGGCGGTGGCTGGGCTCGACCGTCCCGCCGGGGAGTTCGTCGCGGCGCGCAGCTACGACGGTGACACCCGTACCGTCAGCGACCTGGATCCGGCGGGCCCGCTCCTGTCCGGTTGA
- a CDS encoding ArsR/SmtB family transcription factor, with amino-acid sequence MSTTSIDGRAMAGLAALLADRTRASFCLALLDGRAWTAGELARAAGVAPSTATDHLNRLVRGGLLVEERQGRHRYVRLAGPSVAQLVEDLAGHAPAPSAPPRTLRAASATAALAYARTCYDHLAGRLGVLVHDALLARGVLDRAGGLAVTPDGVAWLAELAVPVEPLRAARRPLLRDCLDWTERRPHLAGALGAALCARFLDLGWTVRGTGRAIRVTPAGRPALASALGVDAAELAPPRDTTAHRG; translated from the coding sequence ATGAGCACGACCAGCATCGACGGCCGCGCGATGGCGGGTCTCGCCGCGCTGCTCGCCGACCGTACCCGGGCCAGCTTCTGCCTGGCGCTGCTCGACGGGCGGGCGTGGACGGCGGGCGAGCTGGCCCGGGCCGCCGGGGTGGCGCCGTCCACCGCGACCGACCACCTCAACCGCCTGGTGCGCGGCGGGCTGCTGGTGGAGGAGCGGCAGGGCCGGCACCGGTACGTCCGTCTGGCCGGCCCGTCGGTGGCCCAGCTCGTCGAGGACCTGGCCGGCCACGCGCCCGCCCCGTCGGCCCCGCCCCGCACGTTGCGCGCCGCCTCGGCCACCGCCGCCCTGGCGTACGCCCGGACCTGTTACGACCACCTGGCCGGCCGGCTCGGCGTGCTGGTGCACGACGCGCTGCTGGCCCGGGGCGTGCTGGACCGGGCGGGTGGGCTCGCCGTCACGCCGGACGGGGTGGCGTGGCTCGCCGAGCTGGCGGTGCCGGTCGAGCCCCTGCGCGCGGCCCGGCGTCCGCTGCTGCGTGACTGCCTCGACTGGACCGAGCGACGCCCGCACCTGGCCGGGGCGCTCGGCGCGGCGCTCTGTGCCCGCTTCCTCGACCTCGGCTGGACCGTACGCGGCACCGGCCGTGCGATCCGTGTCACCCCGGCCGGTCGCCCGGCCCTCGCCTCGGCCCTCGGCGTCGACGCGGCGGAGCTGGCACCGCCCCGCGACACCACCGCCCACCGCGGCTGA
- a CDS encoding cytochrome P450 → MSWPSIPAPPDTPACGPPVSVDGGWVVTRHADVVEVLTDPQCVVPVASGGPPGTLAWLRGTVSRFSGPDRHPDRRTIGVTALARLDPEELRDGAARLTEIQLDQGGDRIDVMERLARRVPLMVLAARLGLADPTAAVPAVAAVAAAYHPGADPATVARADGAVAVLLAMSPPAPAEVAANRIGLLVQACDATAGLIGGATRHLLGASAERSTGDLLGELLRLDPPVRASRRVTTAKLRLGGREIGPDIPLLLRFDAANRDPAAFAEPDRFLPGRPGGSLTFGAGPRGCPGERHALALAAGVIDVLRRRCRPTDAPVGYAPHPTLHVPTSIEVTV, encoded by the coding sequence ATGAGCTGGCCGTCCATACCCGCCCCGCCCGACACACCGGCCTGCGGGCCGCCCGTATCCGTCGATGGCGGCTGGGTGGTCACCCGGCACGCCGACGTGGTCGAGGTACTGACCGATCCGCAGTGCGTGGTGCCGGTCGCGTCCGGCGGGCCACCCGGCACGCTCGCCTGGCTGCGGGGGACGGTCAGCCGGTTCAGCGGCCCTGACCGGCACCCGGACCGGCGAACGATCGGGGTCACCGCGCTGGCCCGGCTCGATCCGGAGGAGTTGCGGGACGGCGCTGCCCGGCTCACCGAGATCCAACTCGACCAGGGCGGCGATCGGATCGACGTGATGGAGCGGCTGGCGCGGCGCGTACCCCTGATGGTGCTGGCGGCGCGGCTCGGGCTGGCCGACCCGACCGCAGCCGTGCCGGCGGTGGCGGCGGTGGCGGCGGCCTACCACCCGGGCGCGGACCCGGCGACCGTCGCGCGCGCCGACGGGGCGGTGGCCGTGTTGCTGGCGATGTCCCCGCCGGCACCGGCGGAGGTCGCCGCGAACCGGATCGGGCTGCTCGTCCAGGCCTGCGACGCCACCGCCGGGCTGATCGGCGGGGCCACCCGGCACCTGCTCGGCGCGTCGGCGGAGCGGTCCACCGGCGACCTGCTCGGCGAGCTGCTCCGCCTCGACCCGCCGGTTCGCGCCAGCCGCCGGGTCACGACCGCGAAGCTGCGCCTGGGCGGACGGGAGATCGGCCCGGATATTCCGCTGCTGCTGCGGTTCGACGCGGCCAACCGCGACCCGGCCGCGTTCGCCGAGCCGGATCGCTTCCTGCCCGGCCGCCCCGGCGGGTCGCTGACCTTCGGTGCCGGGCCGCGGGGCTGTCCGGGCGAGCGGCACGCGCTGGCCCTGGCCGCCGGGGTGATCGACGTGCTGCGCCGCCGCTGCCGCCCGACCGACGCCCCCGTCGGGTACGCGCCCCACCCCACCCTGCACGTCCCGACCAGCATCGAGGTGACCGTCTGA
- a CDS encoding isocitrate lyase/PEP mutase family protein, whose product MAERAATFHALHRPGEPLLLPNAWDHASAAALAAHGYPAVGTTSLGVAAAGGKPDAVGATRAENLALARRLRDLPVLLTVDVEGGFSDDPAAVADYVAELAALGVVGVNLEDGRPDGTLAPPELAAAKIAAVRAAVPGLFVNARTDAWWLGVPGARDEALLRSRAYREAGADGLFVPGAPDDTVGLLAAEGGRPLNVLHRPGGPGLAELGRLGVARVSTGSLLFRAALGAALEVADAVRAGRAGDLPAVPSYGWVQELTGRFGSGRSG is encoded by the coding sequence ATGGCCGAACGCGCTGCCACCTTCCACGCGTTGCACCGGCCCGGCGAGCCGCTGCTGCTGCCCAACGCCTGGGACCACGCCTCCGCCGCCGCTCTCGCCGCGCACGGGTATCCGGCGGTCGGCACCACCAGCCTCGGTGTCGCCGCGGCCGGCGGGAAGCCGGACGCGGTCGGCGCCACCCGCGCCGAGAACCTCGCCCTCGCCCGGCGGCTCCGCGACCTGCCCGTCCTGCTCACCGTCGACGTGGAGGGCGGCTTCAGCGACGACCCGGCGGCGGTGGCCGACTACGTGGCCGAGCTGGCCGCGCTCGGCGTGGTGGGGGTGAACCTGGAGGACGGCCGGCCGGACGGCACCCTCGCGCCGCCGGAGCTGGCCGCCGCCAAGATCGCCGCGGTGCGGGCCGCCGTGCCGGGGCTCTTCGTCAACGCCCGCACCGACGCCTGGTGGCTCGGCGTGCCCGGGGCGCGGGACGAGGCCCTGCTCCGGTCGCGGGCGTACCGGGAGGCGGGGGCCGACGGCCTGTTCGTACCCGGTGCGCCGGACGACACCGTCGGGCTGCTCGCCGCGGAGGGCGGCCGGCCGTTGAACGTGTTGCACCGCCCGGGCGGGCCCGGCCTCGCCGAGCTGGGTCGGCTCGGGGTGGCCCGGGTCAGCACGGGTTCCCTGCTGTTCCGGGCCGCCCTCGGCGCGGCACTGGAGGTCGCGGACGCGGTACGCGCCGGACGGGCTGGCGACCTGCCCGCCGTGCCCTCGTACGGGTGGGTGCAGGAGTTGACCGGGCGATTCGGGAGCGGGCGCTCCGGATGA
- a CDS encoding MerR family transcriptional regulator produces MFTIGEFAVLGRVSVRMLRHYDGIGLLHPAVVDPHTGYRYYRAAQLGRLNRVVALKDLGLTLEQVRAVLDDEVDANELRGMLRLRRAQLAAQVAADTARLARIAARLRMLETEGRMTTEDVVLKEIPAVRIAEVTAVAASYETPDIGPVIQPLYPELFRRLDEAHVGLTGPAIAWYEPEGGGEAVVVHAGATVGVDPGPDQGFAVVDLPAVPTAATIVHHGAMDEVEASMQVLARWIEENGWRAEGYAREVYLEYCQDEPEKGVTELQIPVSRR; encoded by the coding sequence ATGTTCACCATCGGAGAATTCGCCGTACTGGGCCGGGTGTCGGTCCGGATGCTGCGGCACTACGACGGCATCGGGCTGCTCCACCCGGCCGTCGTCGACCCGCACACCGGTTACCGGTACTACCGGGCGGCGCAGCTGGGCCGGCTCAACCGGGTGGTCGCCCTGAAGGACCTGGGGCTCACCCTGGAGCAGGTCCGGGCCGTCCTCGACGACGAGGTCGACGCCAACGAGCTGCGCGGGATGCTGCGGTTGCGCCGAGCACAGCTCGCGGCGCAGGTCGCCGCCGACACCGCCCGGCTGGCCAGGATCGCGGCGAGGCTCCGGATGCTTGAGACGGAGGGTCGGATGACCACCGAGGACGTCGTACTGAAGGAGATCCCCGCGGTGCGGATCGCGGAGGTGACGGCCGTGGCCGCCAGCTACGAGACGCCGGACATCGGCCCGGTGATCCAGCCGCTCTACCCGGAACTGTTCCGCCGGCTCGACGAGGCGCACGTCGGCCTGACCGGGCCGGCCATCGCCTGGTACGAACCCGAGGGCGGCGGGGAGGCGGTCGTCGTGCACGCCGGGGCGACCGTCGGTGTCGACCCGGGGCCCGACCAGGGTTTCGCCGTCGTCGACCTGCCGGCGGTCCCCACCGCCGCGACCATCGTGCACCACGGGGCGATGGACGAGGTCGAGGCCAGCATGCAGGTGCTCGCCCGGTGGATCGAGGAGAACGGCTGGCGGGCCGAGGGGTACGCCCGTGAGGTCTATCTCGAATACTGCCAGGACGAGCCGGAGAAGGGCGTGACGGAACTCCAGATCCCGGTCTCCCGCCGCTGA
- a CDS encoding DUF1203 domain-containing protein — protein sequence MTTRDAYLIQPMSVAALAAVRRAGLDASGQPPQRFTAEGGEPLRCCLRDAAAGEPLLLFGYAPPLPAGPYREVGPVFAHDADCPGPAHGTGYPPDWRGRPQVLRAYDQRGRIVGGRLHDGGDPEGVIGELFADPAVDRLHSRNVVYGCFMFAVARPGGR from the coding sequence ATGACGACACGAGACGCGTACCTGATCCAGCCGATGTCGGTCGCGGCGCTGGCCGCGGTGCGGCGCGCCGGCCTCGACGCCTCCGGCCAGCCGCCGCAGCGGTTCACCGCCGAGGGTGGTGAACCGCTGCGCTGCTGCCTGCGCGATGCCGCCGCGGGCGAGCCGCTGCTCCTCTTCGGGTACGCCCCGCCGCTCCCGGCCGGCCCGTACCGGGAGGTGGGGCCGGTCTTCGCCCACGACGCCGACTGTCCCGGGCCGGCCCACGGCACGGGGTATCCGCCCGACTGGCGGGGCCGACCCCAGGTGCTCCGGGCGTACGACCAGCGGGGCCGGATCGTGGGTGGCCGGCTCCACGACGGCGGCGACCCGGAGGGCGTCATCGGCGAGTTGTTCGCCGACCCGGCGGTCGACCGCCTGCACAGCCGCAACGTGGTGTACGGCTGCTTCATGTTCGCCGTCGCGCGCCCGGGAGGCCGGTGA
- a CDS encoding PfkB family carbohydrate kinase yields the protein MAGLDALVVGQVARDIVLLVDDLPDPSRTAPVRRRRELLGGKGANQAVGLAQLGVRVGLLGVVGEDEVGDRLLGQARSDGIDVAPVLRRPGTPSALIVDVVDTRARWRYLEDIPEATLLTEADVTGAAEALGAAQAVLVQLQQPLPAALAAARCARAADRLVVLDGAPDDPAGGAELLALADVLRADAREAGLLVGDPPKDAETGLRAGRELLDRGPSLAAIEVAGVGNAFVWPDGEVFVPLSDTPTVDTTGAGDAFVAALTVGLLHHDPYEKIARYAVAAAGATVGHPGGRPALTPAAIEAQLDRIPAAR from the coding sequence ATGGCCGGACTTGATGCGCTCGTGGTGGGGCAGGTGGCCCGGGACATCGTCCTGCTCGTGGACGACCTGCCCGACCCGTCCCGTACGGCCCCGGTGCGCCGCCGGCGGGAACTGCTCGGCGGCAAGGGGGCCAACCAGGCCGTCGGGCTCGCCCAACTCGGCGTACGGGTCGGGCTGCTCGGCGTGGTCGGCGAGGACGAGGTCGGCGACCGGTTGCTGGGCCAGGCCCGCAGCGATGGGATCGACGTCGCACCGGTGCTGCGCCGGCCCGGCACCCCCAGCGCGTTGATCGTCGACGTGGTGGACACCCGGGCCCGGTGGCGCTACCTGGAGGACATCCCCGAGGCGACCCTGCTGACCGAGGCGGACGTGACCGGGGCGGCCGAGGCGCTGGGCGCCGCCCAGGCCGTACTCGTGCAGCTCCAGCAGCCGCTGCCGGCGGCGCTCGCGGCGGCCCGGTGCGCCCGAGCGGCCGACCGGCTGGTGGTGCTGGACGGCGCGCCGGACGACCCGGCTGGCGGGGCGGAGCTGCTTGCCCTGGCCGACGTGCTGCGCGCCGACGCGCGGGAGGCGGGCCTGCTCGTCGGCGACCCGCCGAAGGACGCCGAGACGGGTCTGCGGGCCGGCCGGGAACTGCTCGACCGGGGACCGTCGCTGGCCGCGATCGAGGTGGCGGGGGTGGGGAACGCCTTCGTCTGGCCCGACGGCGAGGTCTTCGTGCCGCTGAGCGACACACCCACGGTGGACACCACCGGTGCCGGGGACGCCTTCGTGGCGGCGCTCACCGTCGGCCTGCTCCACCACGACCCGTACGAGAAGATCGCCCGGTACGCGGTCGCGGCGGCCGGGGCGACCGTCGGCCATCCCGGCGGCCGGCCCGCCCTCACCCCCGCGGCGATCGAGGCGCAGCTTGACCGTATCCCCGCCGCCCGCTGA
- a CDS encoding GntR family transcriptional regulator, which translates to MPAPRKFEPHYRRIIADIRARIASGEWPPGHKLPSTKALADMYEVGSQSTVRQAITILIETGELYGHQGLGVFVADRSSS; encoded by the coding sequence ATGCCCGCACCACGGAAGTTCGAACCGCACTACCGGCGGATCATCGCCGACATCAGGGCACGCATCGCCTCGGGCGAGTGGCCGCCCGGCCACAAGCTGCCGTCCACCAAGGCGCTCGCCGACATGTACGAGGTGGGCAGCCAGTCGACGGTCCGTCAGGCGATCACGATTCTCATCGAAACCGGTGAACTCTACGGCCACCAGGGTCTCGGCGTCTTCGTCGCCGACCGTTCCTCATCCTGA
- a CDS encoding sensor histidine kinase: MTVDRIIFGRPLRSVAFDVAVSGLVALFAVAGAVAQPGGWQATLVGIGMVVALLFRRTHPSAVAAGVAALALVQVVAGWGPLGYDIAVLIALYSVVKYADRLRDGVIAGLVAAVGVVLAALQAPGPAAWWASAIYFGLITGAVWLMGLNVRTRRLYVLSLEERATTLEREREAEARAAVAEERTRIARELHDVVAHSMAVMIVQADGVRFTIDRDPATAREAAKVVADTGRQALEEMRRLVGVLREPSRPEPAAAPDVVAEPGGGLSAEPTHRRPALVELPGLLDRFRAAGLRVGYATTGDPVPLPPGLELTVYRVVQESLTNALKHAGVGASVQLRLDWSATTVAVRAVDDGRGRPVVRPAPSGGHGLVGMRERVGVYDGSLTAGPTQAGGWRVEARLPLPSAPDSEQGEAA; encoded by the coding sequence GTGACCGTGGACCGCATCATCTTCGGTCGGCCGCTACGCAGCGTCGCCTTCGACGTCGCCGTCTCCGGGCTGGTGGCGCTCTTCGCCGTCGCCGGGGCGGTCGCCCAGCCCGGTGGCTGGCAGGCGACCCTGGTCGGGATCGGGATGGTGGTCGCCCTGCTGTTCCGGCGTACCCACCCGTCTGCGGTGGCGGCGGGGGTGGCCGCGCTGGCGCTCGTCCAGGTGGTCGCCGGCTGGGGGCCGCTCGGCTACGACATCGCCGTGCTGATCGCCCTCTACAGCGTGGTCAAGTACGCCGACCGGCTCCGCGACGGGGTGATCGCCGGGCTGGTCGCCGCGGTCGGCGTGGTGCTGGCCGCGCTCCAGGCGCCCGGACCCGCCGCCTGGTGGGCCAGCGCGATCTACTTCGGGTTGATCACCGGCGCGGTGTGGCTGATGGGGCTGAACGTGCGGACCCGCCGGCTCTACGTGCTGAGCCTGGAGGAGCGGGCGACCACCCTCGAACGCGAGCGGGAGGCGGAGGCCCGGGCGGCGGTGGCCGAGGAGCGTACCCGGATCGCCCGGGAGCTGCACGACGTGGTCGCGCACAGCATGGCGGTGATGATCGTGCAGGCCGACGGGGTCCGGTTCACCATCGACCGCGACCCGGCCACCGCCCGGGAGGCGGCCAAGGTGGTGGCCGACACCGGCCGGCAGGCGCTGGAGGAGATGCGCCGGCTGGTGGGCGTACTCCGGGAGCCGAGCCGGCCGGAGCCGGCGGCCGCGCCGGACGTGGTGGCCGAGCCCGGCGGCGGCCTCTCCGCCGAGCCGACGCACCGCCGGCCGGCGCTGGTGGAGCTGCCCGGCCTGCTGGACCGCTTCCGCGCGGCCGGCCTGCGGGTCGGCTACGCCACCACGGGCGACCCGGTGCCCCTGCCGCCGGGCCTGGAGCTGACCGTCTACCGCGTGGTGCAGGAGTCGCTGACCAACGCGCTCAAGCACGCCGGGGTGGGCGCGTCGGTCCAGCTGCGCCTGGACTGGTCCGCGACCACCGTCGCGGTCCGGGCGGTGGACGACGGGCGCGGCCGTCCGGTGGTCCGGCCGGCGCCGTCGGGCGGGCACGGCCTGGTCGGCATGCGCGAGCGGGTCGGGGTGTACGACGGCAGCCTCACCGCCGGCCCCACGCAGGCCGGGGGCTGGCGGGTCGAGGCGCGGCTGCCGCTACCGTCGGCGCCGGACAGCGAGCAGGGGGAGGCGGCATGA
- a CDS encoding response regulator, which translates to MTVRVVIVDDQALVRTGFRMVLDSQPDLAVVGEAIDGADALRVLDRVEADVVVMDLRMPTMDGVEATRRICARPPAGRPRVLVLTTFDTEADAFAALQAGASGFLLKNVPPEELLAAIRVVADGDSVVAPSITRRLLDRFAGQLGPGPTEDPRLAQLTEREREVLLLVAQGLSNAEIAVRVHVAETTVKTHVGRILAKLQLRDRVQAVVLAYESGLVTPGG; encoded by the coding sequence ATGACGGTCCGCGTGGTGATCGTCGACGATCAGGCGTTGGTCCGCACCGGGTTCCGCATGGTGCTGGACTCCCAGCCGGACCTGGCGGTGGTCGGCGAGGCGATCGACGGGGCCGACGCGCTGCGGGTGCTCGACCGGGTCGAGGCCGACGTGGTGGTGATGGACCTGCGGATGCCGACCATGGACGGGGTGGAGGCGACCCGGCGGATCTGCGCGCGACCGCCCGCCGGGCGTCCCCGGGTGCTGGTGCTCACCACCTTCGACACCGAGGCGGACGCGTTCGCCGCGCTCCAGGCGGGGGCCAGCGGTTTCCTGCTCAAGAACGTCCCGCCGGAGGAGCTGCTCGCCGCGATCCGGGTGGTCGCCGACGGCGACTCGGTGGTCGCTCCGTCGATCACCCGGCGGCTGCTGGACCGGTTCGCCGGCCAGCTCGGCCCCGGGCCCACCGAGGACCCCCGGTTGGCTCAGCTCACCGAGCGGGAGCGGGAGGTGCTGCTGCTCGTCGCGCAGGGGCTGTCCAACGCGGAGATCGCCGTCCGGGTGCACGTCGCGGAGACGACGGTGAAGACGCACGTCGGCCGGATCCTGGCGAAGCTCCAGCTCCGCGACCGGGTGCAGGCGGTGGTGCTGGCGTACGAGAGCGGGCTGGTCACCCCGGGCGGCTGA